The Sparus aurata unplaced genomic scaffold, fSpaAur1.1, whole genome shotgun sequence nucleotide sequence CATGTTGATAACACAGTTGACAATTGATTGATCTATTCTATATGCATACCATATTATTGATAAAGTATTCAAGAGAAGTACAGACTCACCACACCCTCTTCACATTGCCctccaaaaataaaatgacatcaagtgatgtcaccagggtctctatTCATGAATTTGAGCATTGataacattgtttgtgtacccAGAATTTACAAAAAGAGAGTTTGAACAACTGACATTAGCAGTAGCTTCTTCCTCTAGCTGTCGTCAGTTCAGCCCAGACATACTTGGGTATAGAAATGTCTGGGTAGTGTGTATGTGGTTCACTTTAGCTATGTGTAGAGACCATGGTGATACTATGagtaaagtttcatgttgtgttgacccttcttagtgttttaaaaatagtagTTTTAATGCTAGTGtaaaagtgccccatgcactcccattgaaaatgagtttgtgCGAAAATACGGTCAaccttaaaagtgcctcttttgtcattataccttttacacgaaggtttgattTGTAtgtacattaacaaaaaaaagcttaggttgcattttggtgagagtttcacttcaagTAAACGATCTTAATTCTTCTCCCATCACTGCTTGCTTGTTAAACGTGTTAAGATGTATTTTGTCCAATTATTGCAGTCTAAAGATGAGTTGGAATGTCAATATTAAGTCATTGTTTAAATGTTATTAGATGCCACGGGGCAAGTCTTTTCGTCGTTCGGAGGCAGCCAAAAAACGTCTGGCAGAATGGCGAAAGGTTGACGTGGAACCGCAGCGGCCTCCCAATGCCTCTGTCTCACGTATGTAAATCTTTTCCTTAGATTTGTACACTATACATATTTTCCTAGTGGCaaggtgtgttgtgtttacatgatTTGCAAAGATGATTTGAAAGGCTTCATTAAGTATATgtatcttgttgtttttttctgtttatcaaTAGAGTCCGGCACCGGTAAGCGCCATGCTGTGAACCAGTGGTCAAAGTCGCTGACAGGCCGTCAGCACAAGCTGGTCTTGCCGTCCGAATCACCTGACAAGAAggtaacataataataaaagataacaataaaagtataaaagagtTTATTAGTGATTTTCATTCTACAGCAATCTAAtctctttttttccagtttgttCTTGTTGTCGGTGATTCCCATCTACGCGCAATCATAGATGGCTTTGTCCCGATGCCAGAGGGCTCACTCTCCTTTGGCCTCATGTGCACACCCGGGGCCTGTGCGATGGAGCTGAGGACCGAGTTGCTACATGCTGCTGTTCCTCGGACTCCTGACGCAGTCCTGGTCATTGCACCAAGCAACAACCTGACATCCAGCAGGACCATCGACGAGGCTGGGGCAGACTTTGCTAAGCTCCTGCTCAGTGCCTGCTCGCGATGGCCTAACGTAGGTTTAtattctcgtgtgtgtgtgtgtgtgtgtgtatatattgatatattatCTGTTGCGGaataatgtatatttatatcattAGTTATGTCAGTATCAGAACATTTGTATTCTGTTATTAACAACCACTTTACTCTACAGGTGTGTGTCACAGACTTTGCACCCCGTTTGACTGTTGAAGTCGATCAGCAGCAATTGTTGCGTGAAGAGTTCCGCCGTGTGGCAGCACGTATGGGTAAGTTTTAAAAAGAGTAGAGTTTAAATGCAGTTACAATATAATGGATGATGTGTTATTAGGCAGACTGTTTGAATGAAAGTTATAATTTCCATGATCATTACGGTTGTGTTATCtaaaactttaaatgaaatgcATAGAGATGTTAGTATAATTGatgatatttgtctttttaggTGTCAGGTTCTTCTCCTTTGCTGATCATTTCCCCATGGACCGGCTTAAGCTGTGGAGCAAAGATGGTGTAAGTAAAATATAGTCTCGTCTACATTTTCTCTGTAGTTGAATGACAAGTTTATTGCAGATATCGtttaagctgttttattttcattatttttgcagGTTCACCTCAGTGATAGTGACGGCATGCCCATTTTTGCTGGGCTGCTGTGGAGTGTTGCATACCAATTCCTGCATCCTCCGATACCAAAGCCTCAGCCTGCTCCCAGAGCGTCGACGCCTCGTAGGCAGGTTGTTCCAAAGGTGGTTGTGAAGGGAGAGGTCACCGTACCTCGTCCATCAAACCCCTTTGAGTGGACCGTCGTTGGCAAGGGCAGGAAGGTAATTGTTTACACACCGTCATCGTGTGGTTGATGTCTATTTTTAACAGCCGACctctgtaatggttgattggttgTTTAATACAAAGGATCTTATTTTGTCATTACAGAGGAGAGCACCTGAGGAACTTGAGCAGTCCTCTGGTGCAGAGAGGGTGGTTCAGCAGCAGGTATGTTATGATTGATTTTAGCCTAGACTGTTTTGGATATGATTGTTGATTTGATGAAGGCATTTTGACAGTAGTCCTTCTGTATATGTATTTGACAGGTTGACGCAACTTCACATCTGGAGTCTTTCATCCAGCCCAACCCTGTTTGGTTCAGCAGTTCGGTGTTGGCTGCGATGGATGCTGCTGTACCATCCCATCTTCCTAGCCCTGATTCTACTGCTGTTCCACGAAGCTCAAAGGTAAACTGCATGCAAGTGGTGTATGTTGGTTGGTTCAACTGTTTTTAGTATCTCCTTTTTTCCGATACACTCACAACAACGTGCAAAACTGCACAATATTGTCCACAAGGGCTTTTGCCCAAATATGGCTTGAGaaagttcattttgtttttctttcatcagcGTCCAAAGTGGAACATCGTCGGACTTCTGCACACCAGAAGGTTTGTAGCAATTGTATTCAATATTTGACTTATTTGgattaaaaaatatgtattttttgcatGTCTGCCGTATAACCGCAATAATTggaacaacaaaatgttttctagGTCTCGGCGAGAGCTTGGTGGTGAAACCTGTGCCACCGCCTGCAACTGCTCATCTGAAAGTGGACGCCAGGGGGGAGGTTAGTACAGTTTTgtgcaaactgtgtgtgtgtcagggttcgtacggatgcttgaaatccttgaaagtgcttgaatttcaatgttgtgttttcaaggtctgaaaagtgcttggattttagtttaagtgcttgaaagtgcttgacattataactctgtcttggcaacattgggatcagactggataatttgcttattacaaggagaaataaaatctctgtgtgtatcatcacacatgcagcctaaataatcatgagtatattcctgtagatatgtattttaccccagcgataaggtgctggaaaatttggTAAATGGCCCTTAAAAGTGCTAGAAAAGttcttgaatttgaccttgaaaaatgtgtacgaaccctggtgTGTAATCCATTTTTATAATAATAGTAGCATAGTTAAATTATTCaaatcatttaatgtttttttttctttcatctagGTTGCCACCACCGCCGTCGCTGCGCCGGGGGGGGACCTTCAGCCTGTCGTCGATCTTGGTGTCCGGCCGACACCAAGATCCAACACAGGTGAGTGTGACGCTAACCCGCTTTCTTGCAGGTGTGCGGAGGCCCCGCTGAGGGCTTTTGTTCCTGGTCTTCGTGTCAGAGCTGCACCAGTCAGTTCTGACACACTTACATCCATAGCATGTGGTGTTGCAGCAGTTATGAAACATGTCATCTCACCAGTGTGTACATGGAAAGGGACAGATATCGACAGCATAGGCATAGAAGGTGGCAAACTGGCCAGTGACATAGTTGAAGCTAGGCAGAACGGTAGTGCTAAATGGTTGTGTGAGTTGATTGAAGAGCAGAAGGTGTTTGGCAGGCAGTGGCAGGTAGCTATTCCTCCTCCAGCACGTAGTGACTTTAAGTTACTGGAGGGGGACACCACGATGTTTGAGAAGCTGCAAGAGCATTTGTTGACGCATGGAGCGTGTCTGTTGGACCTCGGTGGTGCAGTTAGTGCCATTATTGATCATAATGACCATCTTGTGGTTGTTGATTGCGGCGTGCGTGATGCATCTGGGATGGCATCTAGCATTGGCACATCTGTGGTTGTGTTCAACACGTGCCTTGCTGATTTGATGCTTCACATCCATCAGCTGAAGGTGTCTTTAGATGCGAAGTGGTATGCCGTCCATGGCATTTCCGTCATGCCATATCCACTAGATGATGACAGTGAGAGTGCTACGTTGTTTGCAGGCGGGAGTGTTGACGTCGGTGTTGCAGCTACGCTCAAGGATAGCGTGTCAGTCAGGCCAGAGATCGATGTAAGTTCCATCAGGGGAACTTTTCACCAAGGGAACGATCGGTTCCTATACAGAGGGCGTCAGTAAGTTTGGCTAGCTTTGGCCAAACACAGCATTGATAGTGTGTTTTCTTGGCAGTCCGACGATCTGGATAAGGTTGTAGAGTTGGGGGACAAGCTCTACACATCATTGTGGGAAAGTAAGTCCATCAGTGGGAGGTCTGAACTGCTGTGTGTTCCAGATTTGCCCAAAGAGTCCATCATTGATGGACAGGAATTTGAGTATGGTGACTATGTTTCTGGTGATGTTGATGTGGTTGAGGGACAGTTTGTTGATGAAGGTGTGTACACCACTCTCAGGAATGGTTTGGGAGAGATGTGAAGCAAATATGACACATGCTTTCTGACTGTGAGTGGCAGCACATGTGCTATCATTGGTCGAGATGGGCAGTATGCAGTTGTTGACTCCCACGCACGCGGTGCAGATGGCATGGTAGATGAGCTCGGGTTTAGTGTTGTTGTGTATTTTAGTTGCCTTGACTGTGTGTTTGATCACATATGCAAATTTGCCACCGCAATGAACTCTCCAAAGCCCTTTGAGATTGCCGGTGTTTGTGTCACTCACAAAAGTCAAAGTGCAACTGTTGAAAGCAGAGAGGTTGAGTTTGGTTGTAGCTTACCTCTTCAGCCAGCACTTGAAGTGTCGGCTGAACAGGTAACActtgacagcagcaacagtcaGACGGGTGTGAAACGCAAGATTTCAGTGGGTGATCGTTCAtccaaaaagttgaaaagcaggGATGTTAATCTGGTTAATTCAGACGTTGTATTTGTCAGTGATGTGAGAAGTAAAAGACTTGAGTTTAATCTGCTGCGCAGCGACATTGCACAAGCTTTGTGCAAACAGTTGAATGTAGAGTCGGAGAAACTTGATCTGGTGTCGACAGAGGTTGGTGCGTTAGGGGCTCCTTGTAGGAACGAGCAAATAGTTGGTGATGGTAATTGTTTCTTTAGAGCGGTTAGTCAAGCTGTATGTGGCACACAGAAGAATCATAGAAAAATTAGATTAGCTGTGTTTAAGCAGTTACGGGCCAATCCTCTAGCATATACTTTGCATCGCGAGTATTCGTCAATGGCAGATTATGTGAGTAGATCGAGAATGCAATGTGTTGGTACTTGGGCCACTGAGGTAGAGATTCAGGCAGCAGCAGATTGTTTAGGAGTGAATATTTTCACGTATTGTGGTGATCGCTGGCTTGAATACAGTTGCAAGAATAGGCAGTTGTCCAATCAGGCAGTGTATTTAGAGAATTGTAATGGTAACCATtatgaaaatgttgtttgtgttatgCAGCCTGAGATGCAGAGTTGTTATAGGTACTGCAAAGTGAATGCGTCTTGTTCCGGAGGGATACAATCTTAGACGGCAAAGTAGACAGAGTAGTGTTTGTGCTGAGAGTTCAAGTCCGGTTGTTGCTTCAGGTTGTGTAGCTGAAGAAGTTATCGATATTGAAGTTATAGAACAGCAGGATAGTACTGTGTCTATGTAAGAGCAGTCTTCATTTACGTTTAAGCCAACTAATGTTAATTCTTCTAagtatttgaaaaataaaaagaacttaaaaagaaaaacaaaataccagGAAAATGATTTGTATAGGGAAAAAGTGAAGGACATTGGTAAGGTGAAATATAAGACAAAATTGTTTCATAGGAGGAAAGCCATTGAAATCAAAAGACTGAAATATCACAACGATGTCATGTTTAAGCACAAAGTTAAGGAGATTAACAAAGTGAAATATAGCGACAATGTATTGCATAAGTATAAAGTTATTGAAAAGTTAAGAATGAAATATAGGGAAAGTGACGTGTATAGGCAGAAACTTAAGGATAGGAGTAAGAACAAATACAAGGAAAGTGAAGTGTACAAACAGAAACGTAAGGATATgagtaaaaacaaatacagggaAAGTGACGTGCACAGACAGAAACTTAAGGATAGgagtaaaaacaaatacagggaAAGTGACGTGCACAGACAGAAACGTAAGGATAGgagtaaaaacaaatacagggaAAGTGACGTGCACAGACAGAAACTTAAGGATAGGATTAAGAACAAATACAAGGATAGTGAAGTACACAGGGAGCGTGTAAATGCTATGAGTACAAGGAAGTATCTTGAAATTCCTGAGCATAAGAAGCGTGTTATAGCAGGAAACAAATTGAAGAGggaaaaacataaagaaaagtcAAAGGAGTTTGATTATGTTAGAGAAAAGTTTTtggaaaaggttaaaaatgGGCGAGATTTTGTGTGCTGTGTATGCCACAAAGGGTTATTTAGGAATCAGGTTTTGATgtgtaaaagagaaaattacACTAAAACCAGAGAAATAAGGTTAATAGCAGATAAATGTATTAGCGAAAAtgatttacataaatgtaatgAAGACTGCGTATTGCCGTGTAAATGGTTGGAAACAGCTAGAGGTGAGCTGTGGATCTGTAGCAAGTGTCATTCTTGCATTAGTGATGGTGTAATGCCACCTGAATGTGCATTGAACAACTTGGCGCTTTGTCCCATTCCACCAGAATTGGCATGTTTGAAAAGGTTAGGGGAACATTTGATAGCATTGCATATTCCCTTTATGAAGATGTTGGCGTTGCCTAAAGGCGGGCAAAACGGAGTACACGGACCTGTGACGTGTGTTCCTGCAAATATTGTGCAGACGACCAATTTGCTGCCACGTACAAACATGGAAGGATCTTTGTTGCCAGTGAAGTTGAAGCGGAAGCTTACTTATAAAGGACATTACGAGTATCAGTTTGTTGATAGTATGCGCGTAAGGCAGGCTTTGCAATATTTAAAGCAGACAAATGTCCATTATAAAGATGTAGAGTTTAATGAAGCGTGGATAAATGAGTTTTGTAGGGAAGTTGATAGTGATTGTCATGGTGGTGGTGAAGAATCTGCAGATGTTGGGGAAGATGAGCTTCTGCATGATAGACAACAACATTGCATGTTCCAGGACACTTGTCTTATGCCTGTAGATATTGGTCAGGAAACACTGGATCAATATTTTGATGATATATTGAATTTGGCTCCAGCAGAAGGTCACTCTCCTGTAAGGTTGTTGTCTGATCATACAAATGAAGCAAAATGCTTCCCGGTGTTGTTTCCGGGAGGACATGGTACATATCATGATGGTAGACAGCATCGTTTAACTTTGTCGCGCTATTTTAATAACAGGATTTTACATGCTGATGGTAGATTTGcacaaaatgttgaatacaTCTTTTATGCTCAGTACTTATCTGAGGTAGAACAGGTTGTGGTAAATGTATCAATAGCATTGTGGAAGGGTAAGCCAGGTGCTAAATCTCAAAAAGTTAGCAGAAATATATTGAATGATGAAGAATCTTTGAAAAAGTTGTTGCAGGCTGATGATGGGTTTCGTTTTCTTAAACCTATTAGAGGTACCCCACCTTTTTGGCTGGGAGCCCAGCGTGATTTGATGGCTTGTGTTCGTCAGCTTGGTGTCCCAACTTggttttgttcattttcttcaGCCGATATGCGGTGGCAAAATCTCCTCAATAGTATTTTGAAACAGGCAGGTAGACCAGAGACAGCTGAACAGTTGGAATGGGCAGACAGGTGTGAACTTTTGCGTGGCAATCCGGTTACTGCTGccacaatgtttgattttcGCTGGCATTGTTTTCTGAGAGAGGTGCTCATGTCTCCATCTAATCCTATTGGCAAAATAAAGGATTATTTTTATAGGGTGGAATTCCAGCAGCGTGGATCACCACATGTTCACTGCCTCTTTTGGATAGAGAATGCCCCAATaattgataaaaacacagatgaagagGTAGTTGAGTTTATTGATCATTATGTGACATGTGAATTACCAGCACAGGATGAAACATTATTGGAGACTGTTACATCTGTGCAACAGCATTCAAAACGACATTCAAAATcttgtaaaaagaataaaactgtTTGTCGTTTCAATTTTCCTAAGCCGCCATCCtcaaaaacttttatttcactTCCAGTCAGTGAAGAGGATGGTAAAAAATCTTGTAAATGTAAGGTAGATGAAGCACATAAATTGGACCGTTGTGCATGCAAAAATGaggggcagaaaaaaacagaggtaaTGAAAAAAGAGATTGCATTGGCAATTATGACAAAGATTAAACAGGCTCTTTCGGATGACAATGCCAGTTTTGATAGTGTGGAAGAGTTGTTTGGACATTTAGAATTAAACCAAAGTCGTTTTGAGGCTGCTTACAACCGAGTAGCCAGGAAGACGCACGTTGTTTTGAAGAGGCAGGCGAACGAAGTTTGGATAAATCAATATAGCAAACCGCTTTTGAAATGCTGGAATGCTAACATTGACATCCAATATGTCGTTGATGCCTATGCTTGTGTAGTGTATATCATTTCTTACATCTCCAAGGCAGAAAAGGAGATGGGCTTGTTGTTAGGGAATGCTCAGAGGGAAGCAGCTAAAGAGGGTGATGGCAGTGCTAAAGATGCATTGAAAAATTTAGGAAGTGTGTATTTACACAATAGGGATGTTTGTGCTCAAGAGGCGCTTTATAGACTGACAAACATGCATCTCAAGGAGTGCTCTCGGaaagttgtgtttgtgccaGAAAATACAGTTAGAATGAGTTTGCCTTTAAGTGTGTTAAAACAAAAGGCATCATCACATGATCTTACCAGTGAAGATATGTGGATGAAGAGTTCCGTTGACAGGTACAAGAATAGGCCGAAAGATTGTACATTTAATGACATGTGTTTGGCAACCTTTGCGTCAGAGTATCGTGTTGTGAGTAAAAGTGAAAGGGCTGTCCATAGGGTTAAATTAAACAATgattgtggttttgttgtgaAAAGGACACGTACGCAACCGGCCGTTGTTCGTTACGTGCGCTTTTCGGAGACTAAGAATCCGGAATTGTTCTATCAGAGCATTTTGCAATTGTTCCTGCCATATCGCGAAGATGGGCAGCTCAAACCAGCAGGGTTTGAGATGTTTGAGCAGTTTTATAGACATGGTCATGTGAGATTAGGTGATGAATTGCTACATTCGGTTAAAGCAGTTGTTGATCTGAATAGATGCAAATTTGAAAGGGATGCAGACGAGTTGGACGATATCCAAAATTCAATCGATAATGATGGTGTTCTAGAAGATGCCTGGTGCGAGCTGTGCCCAGAGCAGGAGTTGGAGCGTTTAGAGTGTATAGAGGAAcgtagagagacagagcagataGTGGAGGAACATGTAGATGGCATTCCAGATTTGGTTGTGCACAGTAAAGATGTTGCACATTTGGAAAAGAGGAACAATGTCCTCAACAGAGAAGACGGTTTGGCTTTAGTTAGGTCTCTGAATGAGACACAGATGTGTATTTTCTATCAGATTAGGCAGTGGTGCTTAGATAGGGTAAATGGAGCAAAGCCAGATCcgatacatgtatttattacaGGTGGGGCAGGGACAGGTAAGAGCCATTTGATCAGGGCTATACAATACGAGGCAAATAGGTTGTTGCAGAGAGGGTGTCCGGACGACATCTGCGTTCTACTAACAGCTCCTACGGGGATAGCTGCACACAATTTAAATGCAGCTACAATTCACAATGCTTTAGCATAGGTAAAGATGTACGCTTACCTTACACTCCATTGggtgaggagaagctgaattcTTTACGTGCTAAATATAGTAGCTTGCAACTTTTGATAATAGATGAAATCTCCATGGTTGATCACAAACTATTGGCTTATATCCATGGGAGACTAAGACAAATTAAGCAATCTGGTGACTATTCCCCGTTTGGAAATGTTAGTGTTATTGCAGTTGGAGATTTTTATCAGTTGCCTCCAGTGAAAGGGAAAGCTCTGTATTTAGATGACGTAGGTGTTGATTTGTGGTCTCGGTTGTTTAAGGTTGCGGAATTAAAAACCATTGTTCGTCAGAAAGATCCCGTATTTGCAGAGTTGTTGAACAGAGTTAGAACTCGTTCAAAAGGTACCCCGATGTTGGACAGTGACATTGAAATATTTAAACGTTGTGAGACCGGCGAAGTCAGCTCAGCTTTGCACATATTTCCCACAAATCGACAAGTAAATGAGCATAATGTAGTGCAGTTGTTGGAGAGTTGTCCAGATTATGTCAAAATAGAGGCTCAGGATTACGTCAATAGTAAGAAAACCGGCAAACTCGAGTTGATAAGCGGACATCATTCCAGAGCGTATGACACATGTCTGGATGAGACACTGCTTTTAGGGAAGGATGCCCGTGTAATGCTGTTTAAAAACTTAGATGTAGCGGATGGTCTAGTTAATGGGGCGTGTGGCACTGTGACACACATAGTTTTTCCAGACAATGGCAGGAAGCGATTTCCTGAGACGGTGTATGTTAaatttgatgatgatgaggagaaaCGCTGTGCATTTGCCTCTGCAGTAGAAACGGGTTCCACGGGCATTCAACCCGACGAGGATAGGGTGACTAAAAAGGGTGGAATGCGTAGGCAATTTCCGCTGAAGCTTGCCTGGGCCTGTGCAGTACATAAAGTACAGGGCATTACACTAGATGCAGCAGTCGTGTCACTTGAGAAAATTTTTGCAGCTGGACAGGCATATGTATGCATATGCTTTGAGTCGGGTTCGAAATTTGTCAGGGTTGATAATTAGGGATTTTAAGGAGAAAGCCATCTATTGTAAGGACTCAATTAAAGATGCAATTGAAAACATGCCTCCCTTCATGGTCGAGAATATTACAAGGCACAATTTCAATCCACAGACCTTCACTGTGTTTTTGATGAATGTGCAGAATTTGACCCAACATGTATCTGATTTGGCATTGTCTACACAGCATTTGCAGCTTAACTGCATAGCTGTTACAGAAACATGGCTGTCTGCAGTTTCATCATTTGAAACTGTAAAGATGGATGGTTATGTTTATCATAATCAGCCAGGGAAATTATCCTACAGTGGCAGCAACCCAATCTTGACAAAAATTCAAGGCCAGCAACGTGGTGGAGTTGGCCTATATAGTGCAGACAATTTGGCATGTAATGTTCTCCAGGTATCAAATGGCAatttagaatgttttttttaccactgcACTACATACAGCATTTTGATAGCAGTAATCTATCGACCACCATCTTATTCCATGACTTTGTTTTAAGTAAATTTAGGCAAATTACTTGATTGGCTGAATCCACAAAGTCACACAATTGCTGTCATGGGAGATTTCAATGACGACATTTTGAAATCATCGTCAATCACCAAATTTATGACAAACAAAGGGTTTGTTCAATTTGtcaaacaaccaacaacagaaaaCGGCACACTAATTGATCATGTGtatgtgaaaacaacacactATATTGTT carries:
- the LOC115578156 gene encoding uncharacterized protein LOC115578156, whose product is MPRGKSFRRSEAAKKRLAEWRKVDVEPQRPPNASVSQSGTGKRHAVNQWSKSLTGRQHKLVLPSESPDKKFVLVVGDSHLRAIIDGFVPMPEGSLSFGLMCTPGACAMELRTELLHAAVPRTPDAVLVIAPSNNLTSSRTIDEAGADFAKLLLSACSRWPNVCVTDFAPRLTVEVDQQQLLREEFRRVAARMGVRFFSFADHFPMDRLKLWSKDGVHLSDSDGMPIFAGLLWSVAYQFLHPPIPKPQPAPRASTPRRQVVPKVVVKGEVTVPRPSNPFEWTVVGKGRKRRAPEELEQSSGAERVVQQQVDATSHLESFIQPNPVWFSSSVLAAMDAAVPSHLPSPDSTAVPRSSKVATTAVAAPGGDLQPVVDLGVRPTPRSNTGECDANPLSCRCAEAPLRAFVPGLRVRAAPVSSDTLTSIACGVAAVMKHVISPVCTWKGTDIDSIGIEGGKLASDIVEARQNGSAKWLCELIEEQKVFGRQWQVAIPPPARSDFKLLEGDTTMFEKLQEHLLTHGACLLDLGGAVSAIIDHNDHLVVVDCGVRDASGMASSIGTSVVVFNTCLADLMLHIHQLKVSLDAKWYAVHGISVMPYPLDDDSESATLFAGGSVDVGVAATLKDSVSVRPEIDVSSIRGTFHQGNDRFLYRGRQ